From a single Arachis hypogaea cultivar Tifrunner chromosome 3, arahy.Tifrunner.gnm2.J5K5, whole genome shotgun sequence genomic region:
- the LOC112791555 gene encoding formin-like protein 2 translates to MSHTTFTFLFCFLSLLFSSSFAAHHRHLLHHPLFPAPSLPIPIPPTQPPSPSPQPQPQPQHQQPKLPFSSISSPSSPSSSSSPNNPFFPTYRPSPPPPSPSVVATFPANISSLLLPHPTSTHHRPALALALTLSLLSLALLSAAAAFALHRRSRTSSSFHADDDEDDDKASRQDSLRLFPRNAATSDGTHPKPRGGPGAASSPRTDYLYLGTVASSEPPDSSSSSTTGTLMVPPYRKLNDSPELKPLPPLPRHNFQPWLSEEDKDEKHKENQDEEEEQFFSPRGSSGNRQESPPSPVAVLGVEDSSSRSPKAFPLEKLGCRSLNSRTPSHSLSCSPLSPESTKSLPPPNQNPVSALQSPSSLCSSSSSPKPREELRSSWDVPATELPPPPPPPPPPPPPPRFWETPVMNKLAPNVDKNESEETPKPKLKALHWDKVKASSDRATVWDRLRPSSFQLNEDMIETLFMVNNSKENPTLAFRDNNGRRGQTVHSSPVPPENRVLDPKKSQNIAILLRALNVTIDEVCEALREGNCDTLGTELLESLLKMAPTKEEETKLREFQDESPFKLGPAEKFLKIMLDIPFAFKRVEAMLYIANFDSELEYLKKSFETLEVACEELRNSRMFLKLLEAVLRTGNRMNVGTDRGDAHAFKLDTLLKLVDIKGTDGKTTLLHFVVQEIVRTEGSHISGSNNHPASENNQQYTLQDEVEFRKLGLQVVSGLSGELTNVKKTATMDSDMLSSDVAKLAKGIEKVVEVVKLNEMSPLKDTSQKFSEAMKCFLEKGGEEILRIQNQEKRALSSVKEITEYFHGNSAKEEAHPFRIFMVVRDFLSILDGVCKEVGKANERTLVGSRQSVMPANPVTPAIFPIITGKQPCDSSESD, encoded by the exons ATGTCCCACACTACATTTACCTTCCTCTTCTGCTTCTTATcactcctcttctcttcttccttcgcCGCTCATCACCGCCACCTTCTCCACCACCCGCTCTTCCCGGCGCCTTCActccccatccccattccccCTACACAaccaccatctccctctcctcaaccacaaccacaaccacaacaCCAACAACCCAAGCTTCCATTCTCTTCTatttcatcaccttcctcaccgtcttcttcttcctcaccaaACAACCCTTTCTTCCCTACTTACCGCCCCTCTCCACCTCCTCCATCACCCTCCGTCGTCGCCACATTCCCGGCTAACATCTCCTCCCTCCTCCTCCCACACCCTACCTCCACCCACCACCGTCCCGCACTCGCACTTGCtctcaccctctctcttctttcccTCGCCCTCCTCTCCGCCGCTGCCGCATTCGCACTCCACCGCCGCTCCCGCACCTCGTCATCCTTCCACGCCGACGATGACGAAGACGACGACAAGGCCTCCAGGCAAGATAGCCTCCGCCTGTTCCCACGCAACGCTGCTACCTCCGACGGCACCCACCCCAAGCCCCGCGGCGGCCCCGGCGCCGCCTCAAGCCCGCGCACAGATTACCTCTACCTCGGCACGGTGGCTAGTTCAGAGCCACCGGATTCAAGCTCCAGCAGCACCACCGGAACCTTAATGGTGCCGCCGTACCGGAAACTGAATGATTCGCCGGAACTAAAACCACTGCCTCCCCTTCCCCGCCACAATTTCCAGCCATGGCTGAGTGAAGAAGACAAGGACGAAAAGCACAAGGAGAATCAAGATGAAGAAGAGGAACAGTTCTTTTCTCCGAGAGGCTCTTCCGGTAACAGACAAGAGAGTCCTCCTTCCCCTGTTGCGGTTCTTGGAGTCGAAGATTCAAGTTCTCGTTCACCGAAGGCTTTTCCTTTGGAGAAACTCGGATGCAGAAGCTTAAACTCAAGAACCCCATCTCATTCTCTTTCTTGTTCCCCTCTCAGCCCTGAAAGCACCAAATCACTGCCACCACCTAATCAGAACCCAGTTTCTGCGTTGCAGTCGCCGTCTtctttgtgttcttcttcttcttctcctaagCCTAGAGAGGAGTTGAGATCCAGTTGGGATGTTCCGGCCACCGAActgcctcctcctcctcctccgccaCCACCACCGCCGCCTCCGCCGCGGTTCTGGGAGACTCCGGTGATGAATAAATTGGCGCCAAATGTTGATAAGAATGAGAGTGAGGAAACTCCGAAGCCAAAGTTAAAAGCTTTGCATTGGGATAAAGTGAAAGCTAGTTCTGATAGGGCAACGGTGTGGGATCGCTTGAGACCAAGTTCTTTCCA ATTGAACGAGGACATGATTGAGACGCTGTTCATGGTTAATAACTCAAAGGAAAATCCTACATTGGCTTTTAGAGATAATAATGGCCGCCGTGGTCAAACGGTTCATTCTTCACCGGTGCCACCGGAGAATAGGGTGCTTGACCCCAAGAAGTCTCAGAACATTGCTATTTTGCTTAGGGCGCTCAATGTAACTATTGATGAAGTTTGTGAAGCTCTCAGGGAAG GCAACTGTGATACACTGGGAACAGAACTTCTGGAGAGTTTGTTGAAGATGGCTCcaaccaaagaagaagaaactaagCTGAGGGAGTTCCAAGACGAATCGCCCTTCAAGCTTGGCCCTGCTGAGAAATTTCTGAAGATCATGCTTGATATACCTTTTGCATTTAAGAGAGTGGAAGCTATGCTCTACATTGCTAATTTTGATTCTGAATTAGAATACCTTAAAAAGTCCTTTGAGACTCTGGAG GTGGCTTGTGAGGAATTGAGGAACAGCAGAATGTTTTTGAAGTTACTTGAAGCTGTTCTCAGAACTGGAAACCGAATGAATGTTGGCACTGATCGGGGCGATGCGCATGCATTCAAGCTGGACACACTTCTGAAGCTCGTTGATATTAAAGGAACCGATGGAAAGACCACTCTATTGCATTTTGTTGTACAGGAAATTGTCAGAACCGAGGGATCTCATATTTCCGGTTCTAACAATCATCCGGCCTCCGAGAACAACCAGCAATATACTCTTCAAGATGAGGTTGAATTCCGGAAGCTTGGACTGCAAGTTGTTTCGGGCTTGAGTGGTGAGCTCACCAATGTGAAAAAAACAGCTACCATGGACTCAGACATGCTTAGCAGCGATGTTGCTAAACTTGCTAAGGGGATCGAGAAAGTTGTGGAAGTTGTCAAACTGAATGAAATGTCACCCTTGAAAGACACTAGCCAAAAGTTTTCTGAGGCAATGAAATGTTTCTtggagaaaggaggagaagaaattttaAGAATCCAGAACCAAGAGAAAAGGGCTCTCTCTTCAGTAAAGGAGATAACTGAGTATTTCCATGGGAATTCAGCAAAGGAAGAAGCTCATCCGTTTAGAATTTTTATGGTAGTGAGGGATTTCCTTTCGATATTAGATGGTGTGTGCAAGGAAGTTGGGAAAGCGAATGAGAGGACTCTAGTTGGTTCTAGACAATCTGTAATGCCTGCAAACCCTGTAACGCCAGCAATTTTTCCTATTATTACTGGTAAGCAGCCATGTGATTCATCTGAATCTGATTAA
- the LOC112782498 gene encoding protein MAIN-LIKE 1-like, whose protein sequence is MPFGECTVTLEDVAYQLGLPIDGEPVSGCLSEFENFMENGRPAWVWFRELFGELPPQNKVKQMTVCYTWFHERFRVLPADATDDIVRIYARAYIMMLLSSQLFADKNANRVRLRWLPYVASLDDLGRYSWGSAALAWLYRCLCRGTNRNVVNLAGPLQLLQSWIFWRFPCLRPSDFNRFGFSLASRWAEYLPRNDAVDQRVVAARLCLDRLRVHDIVWEPYSSPDVAAVVHPEILLDEHRSLWTAVTSG, encoded by the exons ATGCCCTTTGGGGAGTGTACGGTCACCTTGGAGGACGTGGCCTATCAGCTGGGTTTACCGATTGATGGTGAGCCTGTGAGTGGGTGCCTTAGTGAGTTTGAGAATTTCATGGAAAATGGAAGACCGGCATGGGTGTGGTTCCGCGAGCTGTTTGGGGAGTTACCTCCGCAGAATAAAGTGAAGCAGATGACAGTGTGCTACACATGGTTCCATGAGCGGTTTCGGGTTTTGCCAGCAGATGCTACTGACGACATCGTGCGTATATACGCGAGGGCCTATATTATGATGCTGTTGTCATCTCAGCTGTTTGCGGACAAGAATGCCAACCGTGTCCGCCTTCGCTGGTTGCCTTATGTGGCATCGTTGGATGACTTGGGTAGATATAGCTGGGGCTCGGCCGCTCTGGCGTGGTTGTACAGATGTCTTTGTCGTGGAACAAACAGAAACGTTGTCAACTTGGCTGGGCCACTACAGCTTCTACAGTCTTGGATCTTCTGGAGATTTCCTTGTCTGAGGCCTAGTGATTTCAACAGATTCGGGTTTTCACTTGCATCTAG GTGGGCTGAGTATCTACCGAGGAACGATGCAGTAGATCAAAGAGTGGTGGCTGCACGCCTTTGTTTGGATAGATTGCGTGTGCATGAT ATCGTGTGGGAGCCCTATTCCTCTCCGGATGTCGCAGCTGTTGTTCATCCGGAGATACTACTTGACGAGCACCGCAGCCTATGGACGGCAGTTACCA GTGGATAG